The genomic DNA AGTATCGGAAATTGCTTTTCGAATAATAAATTCCAAACATCCATTCCTCCACTTTTGGAGAAAACGAATCCATGTTCTTCACGATATCGATTTCCGTCGGGAGGAGAACTATTTCCTATCTTCAACGCTATTTCCTTGGCGATAGATGCATCGCATGGGGATTATCCAAAGGGAGATTGGAGAAAACAACCTATTCCTCCCGAGCAGAAAACTCTTCCTTTGGGAGCGACTTCTCCGGTAAAACCTGCAGTACATCCTTTCGAAGACTTTCCGTTGGATTTGGATCATGTCGCTCTTCCGGAAGAAGCAACTTTAGTCTTGGCGGAAAGGACCCCGAAACGAGGAAACATTTTCGGCAGTTTTTCTTTACCTAAACCTTTGAATTTGCGTGTGATCATCATCCGTTGGTTGGGATATATCCTTCCTTTGATCTTATACGTTTGCTTAGTTAGTCTTTCCTTAAAGGATTTAACCCTTAGGTCGCGAAGCGAGTCAAAAAGAACTCTGTGGGTCCTTTTTACTTCCTTGGTTCCTTTTGTAGGCGGGGCAACATATCTTTTATTCGGAAAATCCTCTTATCCCAAACATATTAGGTATACGTTATTAGGAGTAGGATTCGGAGTATATTTTGTATTTCTAATATATTTGGGAATAGAATTATCCGGCTCCGCCGCTCCGACCGACTTTGGAAACTGATATTTTAAATCGAAATCTAATATATTTTTTATTGGGAGATAAAAATGGAAAGCGCGCAAATTTTTGAACCGGGAGCAATCGCTTTGCTCTTCAACCTGTACGGATATTATATTTTCTTTATTCTTTTTGCACTTTGGACCCCTTTGGCCGTAGTCGATTTGGCCGGAAGAACGGATTTAAGCGTAAGGGCAGGAAGTATATGGACGGTGATAGTTATACTTGTGCCATTGCTGGGAGCTGCTGCTTACCATATCGCTGGCGGTTCGCAAGTTCCCGTTCGTATGAAAAGCCTTCTTGTTTCGGGCGGATTTCTTCTTCTCTTTTTGACAATCATGATTTCGACAATCGTTTGACTGTCAGAACTTGAGTTAGAGTCAGGAACCTCTTTCAAACTATAGCTCCTCCACCTAGGTCGTTCCTGGGTGTTTTTTTCTCGTCCCCGAATGATATCGCGAAGAGCAGTGTCCGACTTGACAGTTGAAAGAGATAAACCATTTTGAAGAGAATGATGCAGGATGCCTCCATTCCGAAGAGAAGAGCTCGAAATAGTTTGAACCAAGCTGAAATCGTTCAGGCGAGTTTGGAAATTATTAACCAGGAAGGTGTCGATGGGTTCTCTATGAGGAGAATTTCGAAGAAGTTAGGATGTAGTATCGCCAGTCCTTATTCTTATTTCAAGGGCCAGCAAGAGATCCTTGGACTCGTTATTTTCGAGGGAGAAAGAAGGTTAGCTGAGATGATAAGTAGTTCTCGCACAGTTGGTAATACTACTTTCAAACGATTGACTTCCATTGCCGAAGCCTACTTCAATTTTTCAGGGAAGAATAGGGAATTGCATAAAGCTATGG from Leptospira hartskeerlii includes the following:
- a CDS encoding phospholipase translates to MESAQIFEPGAIALLFNLYGYYIFFILFALWTPLAVVDLAGRTDLSVRAGSIWTVIVILVPLLGAAAYHIAGGSQVPVRMKSLLVSGGFLLLFLTIMISTIV
- a CDS encoding TetR/AcrR family transcriptional regulator, with amino-acid sequence MMQDASIPKRRARNSLNQAEIVQASLEIINQEGVDGFSMRRISKKLGCSIASPYSYFKGQQEILGLVIFEGERRLAEMISSSRTVGNTTFKRLTSIAEAYFNFSGKNRELHKAMGKTSFRRRYKKTFPILSLGYRIFLRTIRDGVYSKEFQISSREIPLIARAMYSWIYGIVSLVSEDSSGRRNKEDSLQEGISLFHKLLLRESS